One window from the genome of Chloroflexaceae bacterium encodes:
- the zwf gene encoding glucose-6-phosphate dehydrogenase has protein sequence MSDGVATSLENPLRAGLRLWRTPEPCIMVIFGASGDLTSRKLVPALYNLARERRLPGGFSVVGFARRDWDDAAFRQILLEAVNANSRTRPVEQALWASFAEGIFYHRASFDDPAGYARLAERLAAIDAARDTGGNRVFYLATPPEAYPEIIARLGDHGLNRSPGDGWTRIIIEKPFGRDLESARDLNRQVLAVFDERQVYRIDHYLGKETVQNLLVFRFANGIFEPIWNRRYVDHVQITVAESLGVEDRGGYYDRAGALRDMIQNHLTQLLTLTAMEPPVAYDADAVRDEKVKVLRAIRPIAPAEAERFTVRGQYGPGSVSGRLMRGYREERGVAPDSQTETYVALKLFVENWRWAGVPFYLRSGKALPRRVSEIAIQFRSVPTLLFADTPVNEIEPNVLAIRIQPDEGITLKFSSKVPGQAQIRPVTMDFRYGTSFGVASPEAYERLLLDCMLGDSTLFTRRDEVEASWALLTPILEGWAAGPPQNFPNYEAGAWGPAAADAFIARDGRAWRRL, from the coding sequence ATGAGCGACGGCGTCGCCACCTCTCTCGAAAACCCGCTGCGGGCAGGGCTGCGGCTCTGGCGCACGCCGGAACCGTGCATCATGGTTATCTTCGGCGCCAGCGGCGACCTGACCAGCCGCAAGCTGGTGCCCGCGCTCTACAATCTGGCCCGCGAGCGGCGCCTGCCGGGCGGCTTCTCGGTGGTGGGCTTCGCCCGCCGCGACTGGGACGACGCCGCCTTTCGCCAGATACTGCTCGAGGCGGTCAATGCTAATTCGCGCACCCGCCCGGTGGAGCAGGCGCTGTGGGCCAGTTTCGCCGAGGGGATCTTTTACCACCGCGCCAGTTTCGACGACCCGGCGGGCTACGCGCGTCTCGCCGAGCGCCTGGCGGCGATTGACGCAGCGCGCGACACCGGCGGCAACCGTGTCTTCTACCTGGCCACCCCGCCCGAAGCCTACCCCGAGATCATCGCCCGGCTTGGCGACCACGGCCTCAATCGCTCCCCCGGCGACGGCTGGACGCGGATCATCATCGAAAAGCCCTTTGGCCGCGACCTGGAGAGCGCCCGCGACCTCAACCGGCAGGTGCTCGCCGTCTTTGATGAACGCCAGGTGTACCGGATTGACCATTACCTGGGCAAAGAGACGGTCCAGAACCTGCTGGTGTTTCGCTTCGCCAACGGCATCTTCGAGCCGATCTGGAACCGGCGCTACGTGGATCACGTGCAGATCACCGTGGCCGAGAGCCTGGGGGTGGAGGACCGCGGCGGCTACTACGACCGCGCCGGGGCCCTGCGCGATATGATCCAGAACCATCTCACCCAGTTGCTTACCCTGACGGCGATGGAGCCGCCCGTAGCCTACGACGCCGACGCGGTGCGCGACGAGAAGGTGAAGGTCCTGCGCGCGATCCGGCCCATTGCTCCGGCGGAGGCGGAGCGGTTTACCGTGCGCGGCCAGTACGGCCCCGGCAGCGTCAGCGGGCGGCTTATGCGCGGGTACCGCGAAGAGCGCGGCGTGGCCCCTGATTCGCAGACCGAGACTTACGTGGCGCTCAAGCTCTTCGTTGAGAACTGGCGCTGGGCCGGCGTGCCATTCTACCTGCGCAGCGGCAAGGCCCTGCCGCGCCGGGTGAGCGAGATTGCCATCCAGTTCCGCAGCGTGCCAACGCTCCTCTTTGCCGACACGCCGGTCAACGAGATCGAACCGAACGTCCTGGCGATCCGCATCCAGCCCGACGAGGGCATCACGCTCAAGTTTAGCTCCAAGGTGCCGGGCCAGGCCCAGATCCGCCCGGTGACGATGGATTTTCGCTACGGAACTTCGTTCGGGGTGGCTTCACCCGAAGCCTACGAACGCCTGTTGCTCGATTGCATGCTCGGCGATAGCACGCTCTTCACCCGGCGCGACGAGGTCGAGGCAAGCTGGGCGCTGCTCACGCCAATCCTGGAGGGTTGGGCCGCCGGTCCGCCGCAGAACTTCCCCAACTACGAGGCCGGCGCCTGGGGGCCCGCCGCCGCCGATGCGTTCATCGCCCGCGATGGCCGCGCCTGGCGCCGACTATGA
- a CDS encoding glucose-6-phosphate dehydrogenase assembly protein OpcA has protein sequence MNTLPFVDSATIESELQRLWQETAETSASGEAVTRALTLNLIARATDPAMAERISAVARDLVASHPNRTLLAICRPEETPPRIEAWVQANCLLSAPGVPQVCGEQISIDARGPVTAQIASLILALLAPDLPVVLWLPGPAPFDDPLLPRLLGVIDRLIIDSRDLTDPARDLKRMAVFDRDPGTPVGASRRVALSDLGWAALTPWRELTAQFFDTRPLLPHLRRLDQVEIGYVPAGERLNPVPGLLITGWLAACLDWTPLEDAVSIEGATLRLHLRRPAVGVGPRAIRLVTIIITPVGGATPGLASLRLRALDGVTADFHVQRTDDQGHVLTSAEVAGHPPVRRLTRCVEPSLAELVAAELRLLSRDAMFSAALQRAAIFAARLSYLEEPAGR, from the coding sequence ATGAACACGCTTCCCTTTGTTGATAGCGCCACGATCGAGAGCGAGTTGCAGCGGCTCTGGCAGGAGACCGCCGAGACGTCTGCCAGCGGCGAGGCGGTGACCCGCGCGCTGACCCTGAACCTGATTGCCCGCGCCACCGACCCGGCCATGGCCGAACGGATCAGCGCCGTCGCGCGCGACCTGGTGGCGAGCCACCCCAACCGGACCCTGCTGGCGATCTGCCGTCCCGAAGAGACGCCGCCGCGCATTGAAGCCTGGGTGCAGGCCAACTGCCTGCTGAGCGCCCCCGGCGTGCCCCAGGTCTGCGGCGAGCAGATCAGCATTGACGCCCGCGGCCCGGTCACTGCGCAGATCGCCTCGCTCATCCTGGCCCTGCTGGCGCCCGACCTGCCGGTGGTTCTCTGGCTTCCCGGCCCGGCGCCCTTCGATGATCCGCTGCTCCCCCGCCTGCTGGGGGTGATTGACCGGCTGATCATCGACTCGCGCGACCTGACCGATCCCGCGCGCGATCTGAAGCGCATGGCCGTCTTTGATCGTGATCCGGGAACACCGGTGGGAGCGTCACGCCGGGTGGCGCTGAGCGACCTGGGCTGGGCCGCGTTGACCCCGTGGCGCGAACTGACCGCTCAGTTCTTCGATACGCGCCCGCTGTTGCCTCACCTTCGCCGGCTGGATCAGGTCGAAATCGGCTACGTGCCCGCTGGCGAGCGGCTGAATCCTGTTCCGGGACTGCTTATCACCGGCTGGCTCGCCGCCTGTCTCGACTGGACGCCGCTGGAGGACGCTGTGAGCATCGAGGGCGCAACGCTGCGCCTGCACCTGCGTCGTCCGGCGGTCGGGGTTGGCCCGCGGGCCATTCGCCTGGTGACGATCATCATCACCCCGGTCGGCGGCGCCACGCCGGGTCTGGCCTCGTTGCGCCTGCGCGCGCTCGACGGCGTAACCGCCGATTTTCACGTGCAGCGCACCGACGATCAGGGGCATGTCCTGACCAGCGCGGAGGTCGCCGGCCATCCCCCGGTGCGTCGGCTCACCCGCTGTGTCGAGCCATCACTGGCCGAACTGGTGGCCGCCGAACTACGGCTCCTCAGTCGCGACGCGATGTTCAGCGCCGCGCTACAGAGGGCGGCGATCTTCGCCGCGAGGCTGTCCTATCTCGAAGAACCGGCCGGGAGATAG
- the gnd gene encoding decarboxylating 6-phosphogluconate dehydrogenase: MELGLIGLGRMGANMAIRWLRGGHRVVVYNRTFEKARDLADAHGAVAARTLEELVQALPAPRVVWLMLPAGKATDEYLASLTPLLQPGDILIDGANNNYRASIAHAEQLAAHGIRFLDAGVSGGVWGLELGYCTMVGGDPDTFAYVEPLLQTLAPPDGYMLCGPHGAGHFVKMIHNGIEYGMMQAYAEGFEILRQSRYDFDLRRISHLWNQGSVVRSWLLELAERAFAQDPGLASIRGYVEDSGEGRWTVQEAIDLDVPAPIITLSLQMRFRSRQEDSFSAKVLAALRQQFGGHAVKTVEEQG; encoded by the coding sequence ATGGAACTTGGCTTGATCGGTCTGGGCCGGATGGGAGCCAACATGGCCATCCGCTGGTTGCGGGGCGGGCACCGGGTGGTCGTCTACAACCGCACCTTCGAGAAGGCGCGCGATCTGGCGGACGCCCACGGCGCTGTGGCGGCCCGCACCCTTGAGGAACTGGTGCAGGCCCTGCCCGCGCCCCGGGTCGTCTGGCTCATGCTGCCGGCAGGGAAGGCCACCGATGAGTATCTTGCCAGCCTTACTCCGCTGCTGCAACCTGGCGATATCCTGATTGACGGGGCCAATAACAACTACCGCGCCAGCATCGCCCACGCGGAGCAACTGGCGGCCCACGGCATTCGTTTCCTCGACGCCGGGGTGAGCGGCGGCGTCTGGGGCCTGGAACTGGGCTACTGCACCATGGTTGGCGGCGACCCCGACACTTTCGCCTATGTCGAACCGCTATTGCAGACGCTCGCTCCCCCTGACGGCTACATGCTCTGCGGCCCGCACGGCGCCGGCCATTTTGTGAAGATGATCCACAATGGCATCGAGTACGGGATGATGCAGGCCTACGCCGAGGGCTTCGAGATCCTCCGCCAGTCGCGCTATGATTTCGACCTGCGGCGCATCAGCCACCTCTGGAACCAGGGCAGCGTGGTGCGCTCATGGCTGCTGGAACTGGCTGAACGGGCCTTCGCCCAGGACCCCGGGCTCGCCAGCATTCGCGGCTACGTGGAGGACAGCGGCGAGGGCCGCTGGACGGTGCAGGAGGCGATTGATCTGGACGTGCCGGCGCCGATCATCACCCTGTCGCTCCAGATGCGCTTCCGCTCGCGCCAGGAGGATAGCTTCAGCGCGAAGGTGCTTGCCGCCCTGCGCCAGCAGTTCGGCGGGCACGCGGTGAAGACGGTGGAGGAGCAGGGCTGA
- a CDS encoding FdhF/YdeP family oxidoreductase codes for MARARHCWDPSLWVSLKPFGIGEQRPNNYLEIWKALVENRDQLPYAWRILSQGVCDGCALGTTGLSDWTLSGVHLCNIRLRLLRLNTMPPFAPSLLADVRALAGKSSGELRALGRLPCPLARRRGETGFRPLSWDAALDLAAERIRAAAPQRLGFYLTSRGMPNESYYMAQKAVRAMGTNSIDNAARLCHAPSTVALKGSLGVGATTCSYSDWLETDLIVFIGSNVANNQPVATKYLYHARRNGARIVCVNSYREPGMERYWIPSIADSALFGTKLAETFFLINTGGDVAFLNGVLKHILAEGWYDNDFVSRYTSGFTALRECLDRQQWEELEAESGASRAEMRHLAELVRDAPRAVFVWSMGVTQHAHGEDGVRAILNLALSKGFVGRPGCGVMPIRGHSGVQGGAEMGAYATVFPGGEPITEAAAERLERLWGFRPPTQPGMTTPEMLEAAFRGELDVLFAVGGNFIEVMPEPEHARAALERVPLRVHMDIVLSSQMLIEPADTVLLLPATTRYEIPGGVTETSTERRLIFSPEIPGPRVPQARCEAEVFAELAARVRPDLAERLRYRGMAAIREEIARVIPFYDGIQHLRKQGDQFQYGGPHLCAGWRFPTPDGKARFAPVTPPRTAVPEGMFRLSTRRGKQFNSMVHEQRDALNGATRDAVLMNRADAMRLGLRNGDAVRLVNERGEYRGRVLLAPLRPGNLQVHWPEANHLLSRDSCSPEARIPDYNALVRVERL; via the coding sequence ATGGCCCGCGCGCGGCACTGCTGGGACCCATCGCTCTGGGTCAGCCTCAAGCCTTTTGGCATCGGTGAGCAGCGTCCCAACAATTACCTGGAGATCTGGAAGGCGCTGGTTGAAAACCGCGATCAGTTGCCCTACGCCTGGCGCATCCTCAGCCAGGGCGTATGCGATGGCTGCGCCCTGGGCACCACCGGTCTGAGCGACTGGACGTTAAGCGGCGTGCACCTGTGTAACATCCGCCTGCGCCTGCTGCGTCTCAACACGATGCCGCCCTTCGCTCCCTCGCTCCTGGCCGATGTGCGGGCGCTCGCTGGCAAGTCCAGCGGCGAGTTGCGCGCTCTGGGCCGGCTGCCGTGTCCGCTGGCGCGGCGGCGCGGCGAGACAGGCTTTCGGCCCCTGAGCTGGGACGCGGCGCTGGATCTGGCAGCGGAGCGCATTCGCGCTGCCGCCCCTCAGCGTCTCGGCTTCTACCTCACCAGCCGGGGCATGCCTAACGAGAGCTACTACATGGCCCAGAAGGCGGTGCGGGCGATGGGCACGAACTCGATTGACAACGCCGCCCGCCTCTGCCACGCGCCCAGCACCGTGGCGCTTAAGGGCAGCCTGGGCGTCGGCGCGACCACCTGCTCCTACAGCGACTGGCTGGAAACCGACCTGATCGTCTTCATCGGCTCGAACGTGGCCAACAATCAGCCCGTCGCCACCAAGTATCTCTACCATGCCCGGCGCAACGGCGCGCGCATCGTCTGTGTGAACAGCTACCGCGAGCCGGGAATGGAACGCTACTGGATCCCTTCGATCGCTGATAGCGCCCTCTTTGGCACAAAACTGGCCGAGACCTTCTTTCTCATTAACACCGGGGGCGACGTGGCCTTCCTCAATGGCGTGCTCAAGCACATCCTCGCCGAGGGGTGGTACGACAACGATTTTGTGAGCCGGTACACCAGCGGTTTCACGGCGCTCCGCGAATGTCTTGACCGGCAGCAGTGGGAGGAGTTAGAGGCCGAGTCAGGCGCGAGCCGGGCTGAGATGCGCCACCTGGCCGAACTGGTTCGCGATGCTCCGCGGGCCGTGTTTGTGTGGAGCATGGGAGTGACGCAGCACGCGCACGGGGAGGACGGCGTGCGGGCCATCCTCAATCTGGCGCTGAGCAAGGGCTTCGTCGGGCGTCCCGGCTGCGGGGTGATGCCCATTCGCGGCCATTCGGGGGTGCAGGGCGGCGCCGAGATGGGCGCCTACGCCACGGTGTTCCCCGGCGGCGAGCCGATCACCGAGGCCGCGGCCGAACGTCTGGAGCGGCTGTGGGGCTTCCGCCCGCCCACCCAACCGGGTATGACCACTCCCGAGATGCTCGAGGCGGCCTTTCGTGGCGAACTCGACGTGCTCTTCGCTGTTGGCGGCAACTTCATAGAGGTGATGCCCGAGCCGGAGCATGCCCGCGCGGCGCTGGAGCGCGTGCCGCTGCGGGTGCACATGGACATCGTGCTCTCCAGCCAGATGTTGATCGAGCCGGCGGATACGGTGCTCTTGCTCCCCGCGACCACGCGCTATGAAATCCCCGGCGGCGTCACCGAAACCAGCACCGAGCGGCGGTTGATCTTCAGCCCCGAGATCCCCGGCCCGCGCGTGCCGCAGGCGCGCTGCGAGGCTGAGGTCTTTGCCGAGCTGGCCGCCCGCGTGCGCCCCGATCTGGCCGAGCGGCTGCGCTACCGGGGCATGGCCGCGATCCGCGAGGAGATCGCCCGGGTGATCCCCTTCTACGACGGCATCCAGCACCTGCGGAAGCAAGGCGACCAGTTCCAGTACGGCGGGCCGCACCTCTGCGCGGGGTGGCGTTTCCCCACGCCCGATGGCAAGGCGCGTTTCGCGCCCGTGACGCCGCCGCGCACCGCCGTACCTGAGGGTATGTTCCGCCTCAGCACTCGCCGTGGCAAGCAGTTTAACAGCATGGTGCACGAGCAGCGCGATGCGCTCAACGGCGCCACCCGCGACGCGGTGCTGATGAACCGCGCCGACGCTATGCGCCTCGGGTTGCGCAACGGAGACGCCGTGCGCCTGGTGAACGAGCGTGGCGAATACCGGGGCCGGGTGCTGCTGGCGCCGCTGCGGCCGGGCAATCTCCAGGTCCACTGGCCCGAAGCCAATCACCTGCTGAGCCGCGACAGTTGCTCGCCAGAGGCCCGCATTCCCGATTACAACGCTCTGGTGCGCGTCGAGCGCCTGTGA
- the secA gene encoding preprotein translocase subunit SecA: MFNWLKKIVGDGNEKALNQIKPLVEKINQLEPEYQRLSDEELQGKTAVFRERLAAGETLDDLLPEAFAAVREAARRTIGLRHYDVQLIGGIVLHQGKIAEMKTGEGKTLVATLPLYLNALEGKGAHLVTVNDYLARVGAGWMGPIYHFLGLTVGFIAHEQSAIYDPDYVDPHANPEDQRLVHWRPVTRREAYLADITYGTNNEFGFDYLRDNMAYDKAQMVQRELHYAIVDEVDNILIDEARTPLIISGPAQKSSDLYRQMARLVRNLRRSSITPKQMKEEGLLPDGDFFIDERTRSITLTDQGIERLERLLNIPEGESLYDPQHYEKTHYVENALKAEFIFQRDRDYMVTPDGEVVIIDEFTGRAMPGRRWSDGLHQAVEAKEGVAIKNENVTLATITFQNYFRMYHKLAGMTGTAYTEREEFGKIYNLDVVVIPTHKPMIREDYPDQIYRSESAKFKAVVREVQEMHEQGRPVLIGTTSVETSERVSRLLQQAGIKHSVLNAKHHEKEAAIVAQAGRKGAVTVATNMAGRGTDILLGGNPDGLVDDILAAKGIKFEEATPEQKRAAWEEAKRITDAEGEEVRALGGLHIIGTERHEARRIDNQLRGRAGRQGDPGSSRFFLSLEDELLRRFGPVDRIRGLMDRFLDEEVPLEAGILDRTIESAQTRVEGYNFDIRKHTVEFDDVMNKQRQIIYKDRREILDGKDVHDQILQMIGEEIAALVDEHLPAEQPDAWDVAELLRHYRQINPLLPASVSSATLEGKSREEIEIWLVEQLEQAYAERERAIGPEMMRDIERRMMLAAIDRQWIDYLTAMDELRQSIMLQAFAQRDPLVEFRRQSFQMFEQLKENITRDVVYQIINQTFAYERYLRQIEAEQQARLAMARRAGGSSELANVAGKPARRKAPALPGRNDPCPCGSGKKFKQCHMGREQEIMHLLGNPSAAAQLKAGGAPARAGQAPPDNPAIAAEAEKIRQALNSQSAPPTPRGRQAPAVPRGKRK; encoded by the coding sequence ATGTTTAACTGGCTGAAAAAGATCGTTGGCGATGGCAATGAGAAGGCTCTGAACCAGATCAAGCCCCTGGTTGAGAAGATAAACCAGCTCGAGCCCGAATATCAACGCCTTTCCGATGAGGAACTGCAGGGCAAAACGGCGGTCTTCCGCGAACGCCTGGCCGCAGGCGAAACCCTCGATGATCTGCTTCCCGAGGCCTTTGCCGCCGTGCGCGAGGCCGCGCGCCGCACCATCGGCCTCCGCCATTACGATGTGCAGCTCATCGGCGGCATCGTGCTGCACCAGGGCAAGATCGCCGAGATGAAAACCGGCGAGGGCAAAACCCTCGTGGCCACCCTGCCGCTCTACCTCAATGCGCTGGAAGGCAAAGGCGCCCATCTGGTCACGGTCAATGATTACCTGGCCAGGGTCGGCGCGGGCTGGATGGGGCCGATCTATCATTTCCTCGGCCTAACGGTGGGCTTTATCGCCCATGAGCAGAGCGCCATCTATGATCCTGACTACGTGGACCCCCACGCCAATCCCGAGGATCAGCGGCTCGTCCATTGGCGACCGGTGACGCGCCGCGAGGCGTATCTGGCCGATATTACCTACGGGACCAACAATGAGTTCGGCTTCGATTATCTGCGTGACAATATGGCCTACGATAAGGCCCAGATGGTCCAGCGCGAGCTGCACTACGCCATCGTTGACGAGGTGGACAACATTCTCATTGACGAGGCCCGCACCCCGCTGATCATCTCCGGCCCGGCGCAGAAGTCGAGCGATCTCTATCGCCAGATGGCGCGCCTGGTGCGTAATCTGCGGCGCTCCAGCATCACGCCCAAGCAGATGAAGGAAGAGGGTTTGCTGCCCGATGGCGACTTTTTTATTGATGAGCGCACCCGCTCGATTACGCTGACCGACCAGGGCATCGAGCGCCTCGAGCGCCTGCTGAACATTCCCGAAGGCGAGAGCCTCTACGATCCGCAACACTACGAAAAGACCCATTACGTTGAGAATGCTCTCAAGGCCGAGTTTATCTTCCAACGCGATCGCGACTACATGGTTACGCCTGATGGCGAGGTGGTGATCATTGATGAGTTCACCGGGCGGGCCATGCCCGGACGCCGCTGGTCCGACGGGCTGCACCAGGCGGTCGAGGCAAAAGAGGGCGTGGCGATCAAGAATGAAAACGTCACCCTCGCGACGATCACGTTCCAGAACTACTTCCGCATGTACCACAAGCTCGCCGGCATGACCGGTACGGCCTACACCGAGCGGGAGGAGTTCGGCAAGATCTACAACCTGGACGTGGTGGTCATTCCCACCCACAAGCCCATGATCCGCGAGGACTACCCCGACCAGATCTACCGCAGCGAGAGCGCCAAGTTCAAGGCGGTCGTGCGCGAGGTGCAGGAGATGCACGAACAGGGCCGCCCGGTGCTGATCGGCACCACCTCGGTGGAGACCTCCGAGCGGGTGAGCCGGCTGCTCCAGCAGGCGGGGATCAAGCACAGCGTGCTCAACGCCAAGCACCACGAGAAGGAAGCCGCAATCGTGGCCCAGGCCGGGCGCAAGGGCGCGGTGACCGTGGCCACCAACATGGCCGGTCGCGGCACCGACATCCTGCTGGGCGGCAACCCCGATGGTCTGGTGGACGATATTCTTGCCGCGAAGGGCATCAAGTTCGAGGAAGCCACCCCCGAGCAGAAGCGCGCCGCCTGGGAGGAGGCGAAGCGCATCACCGACGCCGAAGGCGAAGAGGTGCGCGCCCTCGGCGGCCTGCACATCATTGGCACTGAGCGCCACGAGGCCCGCCGCATTGATAATCAGCTTCGGGGCCGCGCCGGTCGTCAGGGTGATCCCGGCTCCTCGCGCTTTTTCCTCTCTCTCGAAGATGAATTGCTGCGCCGCTTCGGCCCCGTTGATCGCATTCGCGGCCTGATGGATCGCTTCCTCGATGAGGAAGTGCCGCTGGAGGCGGGCATCCTCGACCGCACCATCGAGAGCGCCCAGACCCGCGTTGAGGGCTATAACTTCGACATCCGCAAGCACACCGTCGAGTTCGACGATGTGATGAACAAGCAGCGCCAGATCATCTACAAGGATCGGCGCGAGATCCTTGACGGCAAGGATGTTCACGATCAGATCCTGCAGATGATCGGCGAAGAGATTGCGGCCCTGGTTGATGAACACCTGCCAGCGGAACAGCCCGACGCCTGGGATGTTGCGGAACTGTTGCGCCACTATCGGCAGATCAATCCCCTCCTGCCCGCCTCGGTCAGCAGCGCTACACTGGAGGGCAAGAGCCGCGAGGAGATCGAGATCTGGCTGGTGGAACAACTGGAGCAGGCCTACGCCGAGCGCGAGCGGGCGATTGGCCCGGAGATGATGCGCGACATCGAACGGCGCATGATGCTGGCGGCCATTGATCGCCAGTGGATTGATTATCTGACGGCGATGGACGAACTGCGCCAGAGCATCATGCTCCAGGCCTTCGCCCAGCGTGATCCCCTGGTGGAGTTCCGCCGCCAGTCGTTCCAGATGTTCGAGCAACTCAAGGAGAACATCACGCGCGACGTAGTGTATCAGATTATTAACCAGACCTTCGCCTACGAGCGCTACCTGCGGCAGATCGAGGCCGAACAGCAGGCGCGCCTGGCGATGGCCCGGCGGGCGGGCGGCAGCAGCGAACTGGCCAATGTCGCCGGCAAGCCCGCGCGGCGCAAGGCCCCGGCCCTGCCCGGCCGAAACGATCCCTGTCCCTGCGGCTCGGGCAAGAAGTTCAAGCAGTGCCACATGGGTCGCGAGCAGGAGATTATGCATCTGCTCGGCAACCCCTCCGCTGCTGCCCAGCTCAAGGCCGGAGGCGCGCCAGCGCGCGCCGGGCAGGCGCCGCCGGATAATCCGGCCATCGCCGCCGAAGCTGAGAAGATCCGCCAGGCGCTCAATTCCCAGTCCGCCCCGCCCACGCCCCGAGGCCGCCAGGCGCCGGCCGTGCCGCGCGGCAAGCGCAAATAG